The Daucus carota subsp. sativus chromosome 2, DH1 v3.0, whole genome shotgun sequence genome includes a window with the following:
- the LOC108210275 gene encoding uncharacterized protein LOC108210275, with protein sequence MADTSILCSSVMRYTFLLSVYILLYFVGYSIQDDGVSQNNSYLISSFSYAKTVLKPYDWRYVRVELPPWFSLMAVDLDSDVDLDPKTFTNGPKSNLPMLCFRQGSPPLPDVHNTSSTAISPITNGSFGGVQGTQISEVCYPMQKHITMRFSNEQISAGTWYVGFFNGIGVTRTQSKMINRGPSYSFNGNVSVEGCVIPMMWGKYCNQTIDQLSCVNTYNLTTHTDSVNQTAESMTSCRNVDEESCSRDHELKVYYLDIMGTSEKIIISVNNIKLNQTQNFNTTTNSSSIVLMCYARHGAMPAETLHDYSGNINNASVVIQTPKVGRWYIAIQPVNLSKALGGLQDTSIEVCYSLDWQVLQCPFGKAGSSCLSETYALQTVLRKNTFGPFESYYLPVSNKVLSATANFLLEPLLTNTSYRRSLDDDWTYFLLDIPSAAAGGNMHIRLSSDVKLEYQIYARYGGLSSLDNWDYYYANATSSSSSSMFFKVYESSEVTVSFYILYVRGGTWSIALRNLMPPGSANKSQTTMSISIERCPRRCSSPHGSCQTVMDANGLTLYSYCHCDNDHGGFDCSVEIVSRQGHIWQSISLIASNAAAVLPAYWALRQRAYAEWVLYTSSGISSGIYHACDVGTWCPLSFHVLQFMDFWLSFMAVVSTFVYLATIDEASKRTIQTVVAILTALMAETGATRSSNIILVIAIGAAGLLVGWLMELATNYRTLSLSPLFSANILHRWQRVKDWTRAVIKKVIKRFRWGFILAGFTALSMAAISWELETSENYWIWHSMWHISIYTCSFLFLCSKAKLVEVENQRPVALDYELTRQNSFSRE encoded by the exons ATGGCAGATACTTCGATTCTGTGTAGTTCTGTAATGAGATACACTTTTTTATTGTCTGTATATATTCTCTTGTATTTTGTAGGCTATTCAATTCAAGATGATGGGGTCTCTCAGAATAATTCTTATTTAATTTCTAGCTTTAGTTATGCCAAAACTGTGCTTAAGCCTTACGATTGGCGTTATGTCAGAG TTGAATTGCCGCCGTGGTTCTCTTTAATGGCTGTAGATTTAGACTCTGATGTAGACCTT GATCCCAAAACCTTCACAAATGGGCCTAAAAGCAATCTGCCAATGTTATGTTTCCGTCAAGGAAGTCCCCCTCTACCTGATGTTCACAACACTTCTTCAACAG CTATAAGTCCCATCACTAACGGGTCCTTTGGAGGAGTGCAAGGAACTCAAATTTCTGAAGTGTGTTATCCTATGCAGAAACATATAACAATGAGATTTAGCAATGAGCAG ATCTCTGCAGGAACATGGTATGTTGGATTCTTTAATGGGATCGGAGTAACAAGGACGCAGTCTAAAATG ATAAATCGAGGTCCGTCATACTCATTTAATGGGAACGTATCCGTAGAAGGGTGTGTGATACCCATGATGTGGGGAAAGTACTGCAACCAAACCATTGATCAGCTTTCATGTGTTAACACCTACAATCTAACAACTCATACAGACAGTGTTAACCAAACAGCAGAAAGTATGACTTCATGCAGGAATgttgatgaggaatcttgtagTCGTGATCATGAGCTAAAAGTCTACTATCTGGACATCATGGGAACTTCTGAGAAGATAATAATTTCAgtaaataatatcaaattaaatcaaactcaaaatttTAACACCACCACAAACAGCAGCAGTATAGTTCTAATGTGTTATGCACGGCATGGAGCAATGCCGGCGGAAACTTTGCATGACTATTCTGGTAATATCAACAATGCTTCTGTGGTTATACAAACACCAAAAGTTGGTCGATGGTATATTGCCATTCAGCCTGTTAATCTTTCAAAGGCACTGGGAGGGCTTCAGGACACGAGCATTGAAGTTTGTTACTCCTTGGACTGGCAAGTGCTTCAGTGTCCTTTTGGTAAGGCTGGATCAAGCTGTTTATCAGAAACATATGCACTTCAG ACAGTTCTCAGGAAAAATACGTTTGGACCTTTTGAGTCGTATTATTTACCAGTCAGTAACAAGGTTTTGTCAGCTACTGCTAATTTCCTTTTGGAACCTCTTTTGACGAACACCTCTTACCGAAGAAGTTTAGATGATGATTGGACATATTTTCTTCTGGACATACCGTCTGCTGCCGCTGGGGGTAATATGCATATCAGACTTTCATCAGATGTGAAACTTGAGTATCAAATATATGCTAGATATGGTGGGCTGTCATCTCTTGATAACTGGGATTACTACTATGCAAATGCAACTAGCAGCAGCAGTAGTTCCATGTTCTTCAAGGTCTATGAATCAAGTGAGGTTACTGTTAGTTTTTACATTTTATATGTTAGAGGAGGAACGTGGAGTATTGCATTAAGGAATCTAATGCCTCCTGGTAGTGCTAACAAAAGCCAAACTACTATGTCTATTTCAATTGAAAGATGTCCGAGAAGATGTTCCTCTCCTCATGGGTCATGTCAAACTGTGATGGATGCAAATGGCTTGACACTATACAG CTACTGTCATTGTGATAATGACCACGGAGGGTTTGACTGTAGTGTTGAAATTGTATCACGCCAAG GTCACATATGGCAATCAATTTCCCTTATTGCATCCAATGCTGCGGCTGTACTTCCTGCTTACTGGGCTCTTCGTCAGAGG GCATACGCAGAATGGGTTCTCTACACATCTAGTGGGATATCTAGTGGAATATATCATGCATGTGATGTCGGCACCTGGTGCCCTCTATCTTTTCATGTCTTGCAG TTTATGGATTTCTGGCTTTCATTCATGGCTGTAGTGAGCACTTTTGTGTACTTGGCTACTATTGATGAAGCATCAAAGAGAACAATTCAAACAGTAGTTGCCATTCTTACTGCTCTCATGGCTGAAACTGGAGCCACCAG GTCATctaatattattcttgtaataGCAATTGGGGCTGCGGGTCTACTTGTGGGGTGGCTGATGGAGTTGGCTACTAATTACAGGACACTTTCCTTATCTCCTTTGTTCTCTGCAAATATTCTTCATAG ATGGCAGAGGGTCAAGGATTGGACTCGTGCTGTAATAAAGAAAGTTATAAAGCGTTTCCGTTGGGGATTTATACTAGCAGGGTTTACAGCCTTATCGATGGCTGCTATTAGTTGGGAACTGGAAACCAGTGAAAACTACTGGATTTGGCACAG CATGTGGCATATTTCCATATACACTTGTTCTTTTCTCTTCCTTTGTTCAAAAGCAAAActggttgaagttgaaaatcaaAGACCTGTTGCTTTGGACTATGAGTTAACTCGGCAAAATTCATTCTCGAGAGAATAG
- the LOC108206921 gene encoding AAA-ATPase At3g50940, translating to MVTLSDLPSPSAAYAAYASVSASAMLLRTTFNQVVPRQLQDFLLKAFFRIFKRTNTSTLALVVDQFDGMSRNDLFDSFEIYMSTKTNPKTERLKIAKRSKDKHVSIKLAQNENIVEFFQGIKIKWLFVCEESENMPGRNNGRNGSKYPNEYGNRPGDSKTKKWFELRFEKLHKETVINSYIPFVLEKTKAIQNDKKVVKLHTLGNKALYSEAPAWDSINLEHPSTFEKLAMEPSEKKALMDDLDLFVQRKEYYKKVGRAWKRGYLLYGPPGTGKSSLIAAMANYLKFDIYDLQLMNVKHDSGLRKLLLGTANRSILVIEDIDCSVELPDRNTKPVPSDRQPRDLQFTLSGLLNFIDGLWSSCGDERIIIFTTNNKDKLDPALLRPGRMDKHIHMSYLSNNGFKTLASNYLDIKDQHWRYREIEELLGSVQVTPAEVAEELMKTNDADLCLGGLVNFLRGRKRGRSVESKDDVDSTDETQPVPETKRIKANGRQ from the exons ATGGTGACTCTCAGTGATCTGCCTTCTCCCTCAGCGGCTTATGCTGCGTACGCCTCAGTTTCAGCGTCTGCCATGCTCCTTCGGACCACTTTTAACCAAGTAGTTCCTCGCCAGCTTCAAGATTTTCTGCTCAAAGCCTTTTTCCGAATCTTTAAGCGCACCAACACTTCTACTCTCGCTCTCGTCGTGGATCAGTTCGATGGCATGTCACGTAATGATCTCTTCGATTCCTTTGAAATTTACATGTCTACGAAGACTAATCCCAAAACAGAACGTCTCAAGATCGCGAAAAGATCCAAGGACAAGCATGTGAGTATCAAATTAGCGCAAAATGAAAACATAGTTGAGTTCTTTCAAGGGATTAAGATCAAGTGGCTATTTGTTTGCGAAGAATCGGAGAACATGCCTGGAAGAAACAACGGTAGGAACGGTTCAAAATACCCCAATGAGTATGGAAATCGTCCAGGGGACTCCAAAACTAAGAAGTGGTTCGAGCTTCGATTCGAGAAACTACACAAGGAAACTGTCATAAATTCCTACATACCATTCGTCCTCGAAAAAACAAAGGCCATTCAGAATGACAAGAAAGTTGTGAAGCTTCACACACTGGGGAACAAAGCCTTATACTCAGAAGCTCCTGCTTGGGACTCCATCAACCTAGAGCATCCATCTACATTCGAGAAATTGGCAATGGAGCCCAGCGAGAAGAAAGCCTTGATGGATGACTTGGATTTGTTTGTGCAGAGGAAGGAGTATTATAAGAAAGTAGGAAGGGCCTGGAAAAGAGGTTATTTATTATACGGGCCTCCCGGGACGGGGAAATCAAGTTTGATAGCTGCCATGGCTAATTATCTCAAGTTTGATATATACGACTTGCAGCTAATGAATGTCAAGCATGACTCCGGCCTCAGGAAATTGTTGCTGGGGACTGCCAATCGATCCATCCTTGTCATCGAAGATATTGATTGTAGTGTAGAGTTGCCGGATAGAAACACTAAACCAGTGCCCTCTGATCGCCAACCTCGCGATTTGCAG TTTACACTATCAGGACTATTGAACTTCATAGATGGGCTATGGTCAAGCTGTGGAGACGAGAGGATCATAATCTTTACGACCAACAACAAGGACAAGCTTGATCCTGCATTGTTGCGTCCAGGGCGCATGGACAAGCACATTCACATGTCTTATCTTTCCAATAACGGATTCAAAACATTAGCTTCTAATTACCTGGACATCAAAGACCAGCATTGGCGGTACAGAGAGATCGAAGAGCTATTAGGAAGTGTTCAAGTCACACCAGCTGAAGTTGCGGAAGAACTCATGAAGACTAATGACGCCGATTTATGTCTGGGAGGACTCGTCAATTTTCTCAGAGGAAGGAAGAGGGGAAGGAGCGTCGAGAGCAAGGATGATGTGGACAGCACGGATGAGACTCAACCGGTCCCAGAAACCAAAAGAATAAAAGCTAATGGCCGGCAATGA